DNA from Desulforamulus hydrothermalis Lam5 = DSM 18033:
TGGCGCTACGGTAACTTCCAGTGTCATCGGTCAATTTGCCGCAGACGTACTGGCGGCCAGAAACCTTGCTTTAGCTGAAAAAATGGGCCAGCAGGATGTGGTGGCAACCTGTAGCTCGTGTTATGCAATACTGGGAACCGTTAACAAAAAATTTACGGATGATAAGTTTAAAGCCAAGGCCAACGATGCATTAAGTAAAGACGGTCTTGGTTATAACGGCAATTTGCAAGTGCGGATGCTGCTTGATGTAATGGTTTCCGAGGTGGGTCTGGACGCCATTGCCGCTAAGGTGGTCAAGCCTTTAAAAGGTTTAAAGGTAGCCGGTTATGTGGGTTGTCAAACAGTAAGGGCATTGCGCCAATTCGATAACTGGGAAAACCCCACCTACTTAGACAATATAATTGCAGCCCTGGGGGCAGAGCCGGTGCCGTTTTCTCACAAGTTAAAGTGCTGCACCGGTGCAATGGCTATAAGCTCTGCCGACATTACAGTTTCTGCCTTGTATCCTATTCTCAAAAGCGCGCATGATGCAGGGGCGGACTTAATTGTAACTCCCTGTCCCCTGTGCCAGATGAACCTGGATGCCTTCCAGGTGAAGGTGAATAAAGGCTACAGCACTAATTATCAATTGCCGGTGTTATTCTTTACCCAGCTAATGGCAGTCGCCTACGGGCTGGATCGCAAACAAGCGGGTCTTGATTACTGCATTGTGTCGCCCAACAACGTGCTGCAAAAATATGGCGTATAAGGTAGAAATGTATCCCAAGCGACAAATACTTTTTTGCACAAATTTTAAATAAAATAATAAAAGCCAGCAGGAAAACTGGAAATAAGGTAGAATAAGTTAAGTATCTAGTATACAAAATCACAAATATAAGTACCGACTGGCTCCCACGCTTAGAAAGAAAAGGTGGGGATGCAGCGTAAATGCCGGGCGCCGTTTCGTGAATACCATCACGATGCCGCGCTGATGTTTTGCAACATTGGCTGTGCGGCGGCGAAAACCGTTACAACCGAACCGGGCAGAGGGAAATCAAAGATCGGTTAGTTTGACAGGTTTCCTGGCATTGCAAAGCATCTGTCAGTGGTACATATCCATAATCCTAAGTGTTTGTATTCACAAAATTAGGACACAGTCCAAACTTAATTTACGAGGAGGCGTGTTGTCAATGGCATTAGTACCACCCCATGGCGGGAAACTAACCCCTGTGCTGGCTCCTAAAGAACAGTGGGCCGAATTAAAAGCCAAAGCTGAATCCCTACCGGTTATCCGCATGAGCTCTCGTGAAACCTCCGACTGCTTAATGCTCGGTATGGGCGCATTCTCTCCCCTGACCGGCTTTATGACCAAGGCCGACTACGAAAGCGTTATCGACAATATGCACCTGGCAAACGGTTTAGCTTGGCCGCTGCCTGTTACCCTGGCAGTTACCAAAGAACAGGCTGACACTATCGCTGTTGGTCAAGAACTGGCTCTGGTGGACGATGAAACCGGTGAGTACGTTGGTATCATTACCGTAGCCGACAAGTATGAATACGACAAAGTAAAAGAGTGCAAAGCCGCTTTCTTTACTGATGACGCCGAGCACCCCGGTGTTCAAAAAGTTATGGCTCAGGGTGATGTCTATATCGGCGGCGATATCGTAACCTTCTCTGAACTGGGCTATGATGAAAAATACGCCGGTTACTATGCTCACCCGGCAGAAACCCGCGCCTTGTTTGAGTCCAAGGGCTGGAGCACCGTGTGCGCCTTCCAAACCCGCAACCCCTTACACCGTTCCCACGAATTCCTGTGCAAAATCGGCATGGAAATTTGCGACGGGCTGTTCCTGCACCCCATCGTTGGCAAATTAAAGAAAGGCGACATCCCGGCAGAAGTTCGCTTTGAGTGCTACAAGGCTCACATGGAACATTACTTCAACCCCAACCATGTTGAAATGCGCGTGTATCCCATGGAAATGCGCTATGCCGGTCCTAAAGAAGCCATCCTGCACGCCATCTTCCGTCAAAACTTTGGCTGCAGCCACATCCTGGTTGGCCGTGACCACGCCGGCGTAGGCAGCTATTATACTCCTTACCAGGCGCAAGAAATCTTCGATCAGTTTAAGCCCGGCGAAATTCTCTGCCAACCCATTAAAGTTACCGCTGCTTATTATTGCAAGAAGTGCATGGGTATGGCCACTGAAAAAACCTGCCCGCACGGCAAAGAAGACCGTATCTCCATCAGCGGCACCAAGGTTCGCGAAATGTTTGGCAGAGGCGAACTGCCGCCGCTGGAATTCGGGCGTAAAGAGGTTCTGGAAATCCTCACCAAATACTATCAAAGCCTTGACAAGTAATTGTAGCTTGGCAACCCTGCCCTGACTGTGGAATGTCATAAAATTAAATATTGTTTAATATCTAACCAACATTCTACAGTGTTCGACAACATGATTCAGTCAAGTAGTTGACAAGATGAAACTTTGCATGGCCGGTGGAAGCAAAAAGTTGGTATAGCGCAGCCTGTGGCCGGCGCTATACCAACCACTTAAACACCTTACTGCTGTGGTGACGTAATGCCAGAGAGGAGGTGAGATCCCCGGGGGGCATTAGCCTGATGTGCGCAAGTTTTCTGTCAATAAACCCTTTCGGTGTAGACCGAACAAAATCATTGGTGAAGCTCGCCGGTGGCAGGGAGACAAGTTGTTGTTGCTTTAGACAGTGACTAACTACATTCATGGATATGGATTAAAGACGCAAGTCTTTAAAAATTAGCAATAGGGAGGTAAAAAAATGCCTAGCTTTGTAATTGCTGAAAAGTGCGATGGTTGCAAAGGTCAGGACAAAACTGCTTGCATGTACATCTGCCCCAATGACTTGATGGTTCTGGACAAAGAAAAAATGAAAGCCTACAACCGTGATACTTCCCAGTGCTGGGAGTGCTACTGCTGTGTTAAAATTTGCCCTCAGCAAGCTATTGACGTTCGCGGCTATGCTGACTTTGTTCCCATGGGCGCCAGCTGTGTACCTCTCAGAAGCTCCGACAGCATTATGTGGACTGTAAAATTCCGTAACGGTTCCCTGAAACGTTTCAAATTCCCCATCCGTACCACTGATGAAGGTACTGCTCAGCCCGACGGCGGTTACACCGTAGACCAAGAAGACCTGAACAGCCCGCTGTTGTTTACCGAGCCTTACTCCATCGGTACT
Protein-coding regions in this window:
- the sat gene encoding sulfate adenylyltransferase translates to MALVPPHGGKLTPVLAPKEQWAELKAKAESLPVIRMSSRETSDCLMLGMGAFSPLTGFMTKADYESVIDNMHLANGLAWPLPVTLAVTKEQADTIAVGQELALVDDETGEYVGIITVADKYEYDKVKECKAAFFTDDAEHPGVQKVMAQGDVYIGGDIVTFSELGYDEKYAGYYAHPAETRALFESKGWSTVCAFQTRNPLHRSHEFLCKIGMEICDGLFLHPIVGKLKKGDIPAEVRFECYKAHMEHYFNPNHVEMRVYPMEMRYAGPKEAILHAIFRQNFGCSHILVGRDHAGVGSYYTPYQAQEIFDQFKPGEILCQPIKVTAAYYCKKCMGMATEKTCPHGKEDRISISGTKVREMFGRGELPPLEFGRKEVLEILTKYYQSLDK
- the aprB gene encoding adenylyl-sulfate reductase subunit beta; this encodes MPSFVIAEKCDGCKGQDKTACMYICPNDLMVLDKEKMKAYNRDTSQCWECYCCVKICPQQAIDVRGYADFVPMGASCVPLRSSDSIMWTVKFRNGSLKRFKFPIRTTDEGTAQPDGGYTVDQEDLNSPLLFTEPYSIGTAELPGLKK
- a CDS encoding CoB--CoM heterodisulfide reductase iron-sulfur subunit B family protein gives rise to the protein MKYTLYPGCASEGTAISYHHSALAVAKVLGLELQEIEDWNCCGATVTSSVIGQFAADVLAARNLALAEKMGQQDVVATCSSCYAILGTVNKKFTDDKFKAKANDALSKDGLGYNGNLQVRMLLDVMVSEVGLDAIAAKVVKPLKGLKVAGYVGCQTVRALRQFDNWENPTYLDNIIAALGAEPVPFSHKLKCCTGAMAISSADITVSALYPILKSAHDAGADLIVTPCPLCQMNLDAFQVKVNKGYSTNYQLPVLFFTQLMAVAYGLDRKQAGLDYCIVSPNNVLQKYGV